In Streptomyces sp. NBC_01381, the sequence CGCCGTCACGGAACTCGTCGACGGCGGGGTGGTCTCGGGGGAGCTGGTCGCCGTGGCGGGGCCCGATCTGTGTCTGGCTGACGCGGGGCGGCTCGTCGTGCTCGACAGCAGGCTGCTGCGGGGGTGGCGGCTCGAAGGGGTGCGGGGCGCGACGCGTACGACGGTTCCGGTGCGGGAGGTGCCGGTCGAGCAGGGCGGGCTGTTCTGAGACGTATGCCGTACGCCGCCGAAGCTGACCGGAGGGTCAAGTCTCGCTGCCCGTACGGCAATGAAGGCGGGGAAGGGGTGGACAGTGCGGGGCGCGTGGCCGAGCCTGAGGGACATGAGTGATCTTCCCGTGGCGCCTGTCCCGCCCTTTGAACCGCCTTACTACACCGTCGTGTTCACCTCTCTGCGGACCGAGGCAGACCACGGCTACGACGAGACCTCCGAGCACATGGAGGAGCTGGTCGCGAAGATCCCCGGCTTCCTGGGCATGGACTCCGCGCACACGCCCGGCGGCCTCGGCATCACCGTCGGGTACTTCCGCGACGAGGACGCGATCAAGGAGT encodes:
- a CDS encoding antibiotic biosynthesis monooxygenase yields the protein MSDLPVAPVPPFEPPYYTVVFTSLRTEADHGYDETSEHMEELVAKIPGFLGMDSAHTPGGLGITVGYFRDEDAIKEWRAVTEHRAAQRRGREEWYETYSVHVAKVERSYGFERG